The segment ATAGTACCAATCCACGAGTGTGCAGTACGGTCTTGTGAGTTGAGACTTAGTCTCCTCACAAAACCCTCAAGTCACCCATCTCTAATCCAAACCACGAGTGACCAGTAAGGTCCGTGGTTTGGACCATGCCCTGTGAATGGAAACTTGTAGATGGGGGCTAAAGTGGACTGGCTTAAGTCGGCTAGCTGGGGATAGTTTAGtaacttcataattaattttttaaagggtTAGGAAggttataattattaatttcaagtatattatatgattttaagtaATAAAACAAGTCTCACAACTCAAAATCAAAACCGACTTCCCATCCAAAGTTTCTCTCTCTAGGGTTCCATTGAAGACCAACATCTAAACTCAAGATAGGGCTCCAAGATCAAGGTTTTTGTTCATAAattcttcaattaatttattcaaGGTATTGAATTCTTTTCATCCTTGGGAATTCTTCCCCAAGGAGCCCTCTAAGATTGTGCTTTTAAAGTTCCATAATTTCTAGGTTTTCACTCAATCGCATGGGTCATTTTATAAAAACGTTTCTATTGTATAATTCAGATTTTTTATGTGTAGATACGATAAATTGTGGgtatatttttggtgtatttatGGGTTTTTAAGGAAATCCCAAATGAACCATGTTTTCCCCTTCTTTTTCAATTTGTAACCCTAGCATGTCTTGAATGATGAATATACTTTGATAATCTAATATATTTACATTGATTATAGTATTTTATCATGTAATTGCTCAATTCAATGCGTTAATTTCAATAAGTGGGGTTAAATCTTGATGGTAAGCATTGAAGGCTTTTTATGAAGGAAATCTATGTTAAAGGTTTCTATGTATGAATTATTTATCCACTTGAAAGTGTAGAGGTGTTCACTTATCTTGTATCTTACCTATGAATTGTTGATCCACTTAAAAGGTGGAGGTGCTTAGTTGTCATATGTGTTGCGATGTTGAGATAAGGTTCCTCTTTCCTACAACCCTAGATAGGACTAAGTGTGATACAATGTGAACATGCATGATATCCTTTGATTATAGTTGTGTTATTAAgatgaatttatgtttattCTCATGAAACACTTAATCATGTAATGTGAAATGTTTCCTCACATGTTGATAATCCTAAGGTTGAAAGTCTATTTTCACCTAATAAATCCTTGAGCTAATATAGTGTAGTTTGGGTTGAATTCCTTCGTGCATTCTCCTATAAACAATGAATTAAAGAAACACTTAAAGTTCTTTAGAAGGGATTGTGCTTAACACCGAGTAGGTATGATTATGATATGGATTCCTTCACGTTAGTAGTTGGGTTCGCACTACATTATGACTTCTAAATATGCTTGCTTGGTGTATGTGGGGGGTATGTGACTTCACTTAAGCATTGCACTGGTGGACTTataaagaggttgtgggttggTGTCCTTATAGTTTAAAGTTATGTGAACTCTTATAAACATGACATGATTTGTGACTATGAATGATGCTACATATGAATACTAATGTACCGTTATAGTATACTGTGGCTTTACTATGTATTGTTTGAATGTGCATTATGGTTTAAACTAGAGAAGGCATGATTTTAACTAAATGTCCcacatttcaatgatttttattCATGGCTTCCATAAGTAGTACATTATTtgtgctaacccatatttcttctatttttactaCTAAGTTTAGGTTCCAGAATGTGATTGTGTTCTTTGAAGGTTGAATCTTTGACTAGATCTCTCCAAGACTTAGGTATGTCCTCAAGATCTGAGGACAAGCATTCATGCCACTTATGTTTCtttatattgtaatagacttgcAGACTTCTTATGTATTTTCTACTATGAgacaattatattataaaggGATATGGTCCCTATTTCAGACTTCTATATTGTACTTAGATGGTTTATGACCCTATTTGAGACTTCTATATTGTACTTAGATGGTTTATGAGACGACGTCTAGACATTCTATTTTCTATTATGAATGAGTTTGACAttgattgtaaaaaaaattaattttcgtATTATTCTCTGTATTATTCCATGATGaatatgctaagggcttgtatgagaccccttCGGGATCAAGTACGTCGTATCACGTCTAAGGGGTAaccttgggtcgtgacaaaatttggtatcagatcaTAAGGTGTTGGGATAATTGTTAGGATTGATGTCTTATGAACCACGTCTAGTGGAGTCTTGTTCATGAATGTAAAGcacaccacacttatgaatgagaggctataaTATTCTTAGGAATTTTCACTTCCCTCATTACTCATTTGTCGTGCCTCAAGAGTCTTAATTCTATAAAGTCCTTTCTTCTAATCTTTTTCTTGTGTATATAGATATGAATACTATAATAGCACCCGCAAGAAGGATTGAAGATGAGATTTAAAATGCAGGAGTTCCTCCCTAAGGCAATCAAGCTCCTTAAAATGAACAAGTTCCTCAAAATGGGCAAGCTCCCCAAGGTGAACAAGTTTCGGTCAATCCTCCGGTTAAGACAAATGGATATATAAGGGCGACTTTCCTAACCTTAACTCAAGTCATGaaaactcaagctcaagctatgaTCGCACAAGCAAATCGGGAAGTTGTGCCCCGTGTGAATCCAGTGCAAGTACCATGGCCTCAAGATTGACAGATATcacaaggatgaaccctccaatgTTATTTTGGTCTAAGGTGAATGAAGATTCCCAAGAATATATAGGAGGTCTACAAGATTGTGTATGCTTTAGGAGTGACCTCTAATAAGAAGGTTGTACTAGTCGCGTATCAACTCAAAGACGTGGCCCAAtcatggtacactcaatggaaagatagtAGGGATATAAGAGCGGGTCCCATAAGTTGAGAGATTTTTAGTAAGTCATTCcctgataggttctttcctacaaaaaaaaaaggaagccgaagttgaggagttcatcaactttcgtcaaggaggtatgagtttcaaagaatactccttgaagttcactaaGTTGTCCATGTATGCTCTGTCTTTTGTGTCTAATCCTGGAGATGAGATGAGTCGCTTTGTGATGGATGTGTCTGATTCAATTGAAGAAAATGTCGAGCGGTAATGCTTCATGATAGTATGGACATCTCATGTCTAATGGTGTATGCTAAAAGGTTGAGGATAGGCTTAGAAAGAAGAATAGGGATGTCAATAGGTCAAGGTCCAGTGATAGAGGTTCTTCCACGGGTAAACTTGAGATTCAAGATAGCCCAAGGTTTAATAAGAGATTTTTCAACCAAGGCTCCTCCAATTCTCCCAGGGTAAACAAAGGTAAGGTGGCTAACCCTAAGCCACTGGCAGGAAAATGTGGTGGTTCTTATATTGAAAGATCTAGTTGTgaaaagtgtggcaagaagcatgAAGGTAAGTGCCTAGTTAGCAGGGATAGTTGCTTTAGTTGTATGAAGAGTGGTCATATGAAGAGAGATTGTCCCATGTTAAGAGCTCCAGGGAGGGAGAAAAAACAAGcacaagcaagtggttctaattcCGCTGCTCCCAAGAAGAATCACTTATATGCTCTCCGATCTCGAGGTGATCAAGAGAGCTCTCCGAATGTTGTTACCGCTATCttgcaagtattttcaattgatgtatGTGCATTGTTAGACCCCGGTGTCAATTTGTCTTTTTTTACTCCTTTAGTGCTATGAAATTAGATATACTCCCCGATATCTTAGAAGAACCATTTTCGGTGTCTAGCCCGGTTGGTGACTTAGTTGTagcaaaaagagtctataggagtTTTCCTATTTCATTATCTCATAGAGTGACTttggttgatttggtagaatTAAACATGCTTGATTTTAATGTAATTCGTTGCATGGATTGTTTGCATGCATGTTATGGTTAAGTGATTGTAGAACTCGGGTAGTTAAATTTCTATTTCCAAATGAGTCCATTGTAGAGTGgaaaggggggaaattctattcctagaggtcaatTTATGGTTAAGTGATTGTAGAACTCGGGTAGTTAAATTTCTATTTTCAAATGAGTCTGTTGTAGAGTGGAAAGGAGGAAATTCTATTCGTAGAGGTCAATTTATGTCATACCTAAAAGTAATTCATCATCCACCATGTCATACTTGTGCCTCTACCACCATAAAATTTTTCAAGTTTGGCAATAACTTGGAAATAGGGATGGGTCTCGTTAAAGAGCCACGTGGGCATTCATTCTATATTTTACAACAATTATTTAATCAAGCAAATATGTACgaataatacatttttcttttatatgaacctaaaattcaaaataaaagaataaaaataatcatttctcCTATCCCAACCCCCATCCCACCatgacaataaaaaaattaagagaatatAATCATGtgagttcatttcaagtttgaGTCTCAAATATCCTAGTTAAGAATAAAAgattagaaaaataaacaaagagaGAAAATGAACAAGACATTTACAATTgatagaaaatttaatattaataaaaaatatttttttagaggGACAATCAATCGGGGTGAGTAAGGATTGTAGTTGGATCCCCATTTATGAGTTGAGTCATAATGAATTGGGGGTTGATTTAAATGTACCAATAGGAAGATatcatgaaattaatttttttttcaatattattttcaagtgTATCGGGTCAAAATATGAATCATACAAAGTTTAATAAAAAcaagttatttaaaatttggtttttattatttagttgaGAAGAGTTTAAATTTGGACCAATCATATTAGGCAacataataaacaaatatttaataattttaatttacttgAGTTATTAAAAATAAGGGTAAAAATAAGCCAAAAGATTTACATTTAGGATATGTTTGAGCTAAAAAGTGCATGAGGAGGGTATAATGCGGCTGAAAGGTGGATGGAGGACAGTTTTGCACCAATTTAAATCGTTGAGGGGCATTtcaggcccttttccgtttaaTAAGACGTTTTGCTTTATGCTGATGACATGTTTGTTGTTGGTCATAGTACTTGGACGATTAAAAAGTTGAAGCAAGAGTTGAAtaagtcttttgctatgaaagacttgggacCAGCAAGCCAGATTTGCATATTGTCTGTGACAGAGATGCTACGAAGTTGTAGTTgtcacaagagaagtacatttaGAAAGTACTTTACAGATTTAACATcgacaaaattaattaagattattAGTACACATTTAGCTATGCACTCCAAATTGAGTACTAAGCATTTCCAGTGATGTGGtgaaggaagatatgaagatagttccttatgatatatgattttactttctttttgcTCCcgcttttagtaatatatgatatgatgctTATTTGACTTATGTGACATTCTAAAGCTTGTATTGATGATGTGAAAATAAGGTATGTCTTAATTTACGGAAAAGGGCTTAAAATacctcaaagtattgaaaatgatacaaaactatcctccatccacctattagctccaaaatacccttctcatccacctatttgCTCCAAAACACActtctcatccacctttgggttcaaaattgaccacttatttaacaattttaaatttaaataacttaaatattttttaaaaatactttgcgctcaactattggttataatatagtttattaatataatttataaaccaacccactatcCACCCAATCAATAAACCCGCCAAAAATCCACCTTATTAAACAAATACCTGAGCCCTTCCTTTCTAAGACTATGTTCTTCTCAGTCAATTTCTCCTATGTTTAACAAAGTCCTCCATTGATTTTCAAGATttagaaatattaatattaataagtgCCGCTATTCTAGTAAACtagaataattaatattaatcgGAGTTTCAAGTGATGTGGAAGTCCAATTAAAATTGCATTGTCTATGGAAAGTCCGATTGGAATTGTACTAATACAACATTAATGTTGCTACTATTCTTTAGTAGGAGAAATTGAATAAGAAGAGCACAAATAGTTGTTTCATTTAATAGGTGGATATGGGATAGGTTTATTAATTAGGTGAAGATTAAGTAGTAACGGGTGAGTATAAGTAGGTTTGTAAATTATcaacaatttaaattataacaaatagttgagcgccacatatttaaaaaaatatttctaaaagtttAATCTTGAAATCGTTAAATAAGTTgtcaattttgaatccaaaAGTAGAtgaaaaggatattttggagctaataggtggatgaaaggggtatttttgagtCAATTGATGGATGAAGGTTATTTTTGTACAATTTCTAatactttaaggatatttttaggcccttttccgtttaaTTTATTAGGCAGTATAACCTATAGCTGAGACTTTTATGCACAAAACGCCTCATAAATGTTGCGTCATAGTTGTGAGTAGGTGAAACCATTATGTTTTAGTTCTTCTCCACGGGTAATCCAggaattttccaatttttttcaattgagaTCTTTATATAGAAGgatctttttatttcttcacgCTGGTTATCGcatcattttcttgaaaatatattatatcacACCATGGTAGAGTTTAGAATGAGTAATGTTAACCATTTCATTATTCACACAAACCCATCGATGACTTATCAACTTCCTTTCTTGACAAATAGTTTGACAAAAATGGAGACGAATCGGGATAATGTCCGAACTTGTTTCTAGATTGAATAGAATAGGGATTATATGAAGTTCGTTCTCTTCCTTTGTGCATCTTTGTGATGAGTAAATCtccaatattatatatatatatatatatatatatatatatatatatatatagatagatagatagatagNNNNNNNNNNNNNNNNNNNNNNNNNNNNNNNNNNNNNNNNNNNNNNNNNNNNNNNNNNNNNNNNNNNNNNNNNNNNNNNNNNNNNNNNNNNNNNNNNNNNNNNNNNNNNNNNNNNNNNNNNNNNNNNNNNNNNNNNNNNNNNNNNNNNNNNNNNNNNNNNNNNNNNNNNNNNNNNNNNNNNNNNNNNNNNNNNNNNNNNNNNNNNNNNNNNNNNNNNNNNNNNNNNNNNNNNNNNNNNNNNNNNNNNNNNNNNNNNNNNNNNNNNNNNNNNNNNNNNNNNNNNNNNNNNNNNNNNNNNNNNNNNNNNNNNNNNNNNNNNNNNNNNNNNNNNNNNNNNNNNNNNNNNNNNNNNNNNNNNNNNNNNNNNNNNNNNNNNNNNNNNNNNNNNNNNNNNNNNNNNNNNNNNNNNNNNNNNNNNNNNNNNNNNNNNNNNNNNNNNNNNNNNNNNNNNNNNNNNNNNNNNNNNNNNNNNNNNNNNNNNNNNNNNNNNNNNNNNNNNNNNNNNNNNNNNNNNNNNNNNNNNNNNNNNNNNNNNNNNNNNNNNNNNNNNNNNNNNNNNNNNNNNNNNNNNNNNNNNNNNNNNNNNNNNNNNNNNNNNNNNNNNNNNNNNNNNNNNNNNNNNNNNNNNNNNNNNNNNNNNNNNNNNNNNNNNNNNNNNNNNNNNNNNNNNNNNNNNNNNNagagagagagagagagagagagagagggagagagagggagagagagagaaagacaCGCATAATTACATCACAGGTTACCACTACTACTAGTAGTTAATACCAGTGTTTTAAAAGGCGAGACATTTTACATAGCTTGGTGAGGTGTAAGTCTTGAGACGTGGAACGTAAGCGCTATGGATctttagatttttaatttacaatatatagtataataatataataacacaaaataataaaaatacatcaatagtttaaaataattatgatcAAGGAAACACATAGAAAATAAAACTTCTTACATTAATATACAAgtataaataattgaatattttaacttctaataatataataaaagaatcattatttctaaaaatatattattattattattattattattattattattattatagtataaaATTTACCCCCTAAAAaagataatcaataaaatttattagtattataatAAAGACATCACTCCACCatgaataaaagtaaaattactttcaatttgttaaatataatatgataacttTGAGGCATATGACAAAAATATGAAGACCAATAATAAGTGAAAACGTAAATTTTgctttgtattttaaaaataaatgtactCAATTTCTCAGTGTTACCacatactccctccgtttaaaaaaaatatatcctagttttctttttagtatgtttcaaaaagaatgagtcatttccttttttttggtaacaatttgattttaacattccacatgacatgtttaataccacaagattaaaggacattttagtacatttgacataacaatttacttagaaccacaagattagaaaatcttctttcttttcttaaaatccgttccaagtcaatcattctttttgaaaaggaGGGATTAGTAAAGATGCAATACTACGCTCGTTATATGAGTTACTGTCAATCTTCttaattcaataaattataaaactaaTGAGTATCATTCTTTTATTCAAGAATCATGTTGATCAATTAGGTTAACTAAagaatttaacaaataatttgTGTAAGATATGTTAGGAAAACTCGGAGCGTTGGATGTTGAAAGTGATTACGGCATACAACTAGATATTTAGGATATAAGTGTTACAGAATTAAATATCATACTTGAGCCTCAAAATGTTTTGCCAGAGATAAGTCCCAactgaattttttaaaacactagTTAATAATAGTGGCTCTGTTCACTATGGTCGAAATGATACTAAGgcctttttttctttccaaatgaCTAGTAACGTTGTTATAGggaacaaaatagaaaaaagactTGCTACAGTGGATCTTCTCCCCCTCATTTGTTTTTCTCATTGCCTACCCTAGTGTTGTACTTATTCATTCATTGGACAAGTGGGAAATGAAATAGTACAAGAGTTGGGTGTTCCGCagaattgaaattgaaattgaaatgtgGATATATCTAGTCCTGCTCTGAATCATCCATTCAAAAATCAATGTTGATAATGAATGAAAAGCCAAAGTATGAATGGATCTGATTGTAGGAATGGAGCAATAGTTGTATCTGCTGCTGAATTGTCACAATATTTGAGCAGCCACAAGTACAAAGATGGAGAAAACCTTAATACCAAACTAGCGATGTTTTCAAGAGGATATTATTCTGGGCTCCATGTGTTTTGTTTCGGCTTAAGTGAATAGCTCACTAATTACTTTCATTTTCCATCAATACTAATTACTACTTTTTTCACTCAATGCATATGCAGCCAGATACCTGGTTCTCATAACTACTCCTATTGTTGGAGTTATTTGTTACTGCCATGGTTCACATATGTCTATTTCTAGGTTTTGTCAGGTATGTACTTGGACTACTCCACGcattcatttactttttctttACAACTCTTTCAAatctttcttttctattttgtgCAGCATTCTGGTTTATCTCATGTTAATCCTGGCAATGCTGTTCTAAGGGACACTGGTGTCACCATAGCTCATTGGCTGAAGCTCTTCTTCCAAAAACTAGGGGTAAGGAATATGTGAGGTATCTAACATATATTCTTCTTTTCCTCAAAATCTCTCCTCATGTTTATTTTTGTACCTACATTATTTCAAATCTCTTTGTATTAATGTAATCAATTTTGCTTATATCTGTGGATGAGGTCCAATTCAATGCTTCTTGCTATGTTCTTGGAATCATAACTATTTTGGAACTACTACGTAATGGGAAACATAGTTTGCGCAGCTACTCTTTTTGGGATCATATGTTAAGTTTCTTTCGACAAAAGCTTTTCTAAGGATATTTAGGATTTACGCTTAATTGATTGAAGGAGAATCTGGAAGACTAAACTGGATAATTAGCAAAGACAAAAAAGGAATCACTTCTTCCTTAAATTAGTTGGATTTAGAGAGAAAATTTGCTGCAAAATTTTGAAGGAGAAAGTAACAGTTTGGATCCACTAAATTTGGCACTCTAAATTGTTTTCACATCATCTATGGGAAGGTAGAAGCGGAATTTGCAATTTTGCTAGAATTACTATATATGTTGACTTTGGTATAGTCAACTTAGAAAACTTTCCACCTAGTTTTATGATGGATTCAATACCATCCATATAATCTATAAGTTAGTAGCTATTATATCTCTGAActaaaagaatattttcttaTGAACTATTGGCTTTCTGATCCTGATAAAATGTTCTCTGCCTGCAATGCTTTAATTGATGGAGCACCTACTTTTGAAAGCTTATGTAGTATTATAGGTTTAGCATACATGTGCGCAGAGATGCAAGCTAGACCACTGTTTCTAGGGTTGTACGCACTAAGaggtcgtttggtagagtgtattaaTATAATGCAAAATAGAGTGTGTATtagtaatgcttgcattagaaatgtatgtattagttatacttgcattaattatacatagattatttttatgcatCATCTGGATTGGTGcattaaaaatagaatgaattgcattaaaaatatatttacaaagATGTCCTTCACTATTATGGtggaaaagatataaaaaagttattgaggGGCAATTGAttctttaattgaattaatgcatgcattaaaaaCATTACATTGTGAATAcctaaaaatttatgatattaacaATACACCTTAATACACCTAGGTTCTCTATTTACTATGTCTGTTGGTTTAAAATACTTATTACTGACATCCATTTGAAGCACAAGCACCACTAATGGTAatctttttattgttatttagatTAAGGCTCTTGAAGATCATGGTGGATGGGACTGGCCTGAAGTATTTCCAGTGAGTACTACTTCGGCAGATTCCCTTCCGAATTTATCTCCAAATGTTGAGCTGTCCGGCACATTTGGAGCTTCAAATGGATCTAGACAGTCATGGAGCAATATGTCTATTTCAAAGAACCCTCAGCATCCGCCATTGTCAAACTTAAATGGGATTCAAGACCTGGGAATGGATCTTCATTTGTTTCAGATTATATTGGTTCAAATTCTAAGGACACAAATACTTTCAATTCTCTTCCAGatctcaaaatttcaaaatcgcTTGGTATCAACAGTTCACTGTTGCAAATGGATGGAAGTAGTGTCTCCTCAAGTGTTGAGTTGAGACTTGGGCATCCATCCCAGCAAAGCAAAAAGTTGGGAACTTTAGCTCCACAAACTTTTGAGTATCATTCCATTGTCAAACCAATAGAATATTAACAACCATTGTTTCCAGAGCCCCTTATGCATAAAGGTCTGGTATAATTTGTGAATTGATCCCTTTAGTTCTTGATAGCTCTTTAAGCTTACACCTGTCAATGTCACACAGCAGTTGAATCACAGGCAGTGGAAGAAAGCAAGTCAAATTTTCATATGTTGAATTTGagttcaagaagtggaaagtgCCAGCCAGACCTTGTCAACTCTGCCTATGAACTCCACAGTGCAACAAGTGAATCCAGAACTAGAAATTCTATATTTCCTGTGGTACAAGCACAGGTCAAGGGTCCTTCAGAAGGACTACTGTACTCTGAAGATATCAAAAATATGGTTTATGGAAGTCATACTCCATCCGGAGAACCTCAGTGTAAATCCCGTACTCTAAAGTGCaaccaaattgattttcattgtGCTAGTGGTATGATGACTAATAAGGAATTTAATGTTGACGCTTCATGTGCTCTTGGACGTCGGAACAGTGATAAAGTTGTGGCCAACAATATTGTTAATTTACACAGTGATGCTGAGTTGAACTTTGGACTCTACTCCAAGAATTACGAAAATAGAAGGACTGTTAAGAGAATTGTGGAAGGGATTAGTCATACCAATCACTTGGCCTTACATGAGAACAACCTACATTCATGCAAGCCCTGTGGTATAATGATGGATATGCCTGATGCTCAGAACACCCTTAATTTGTACGGAAAGACATCTTTATTTTCTCATGATGGACCCTTTGATAATGGTAATATCAGGTCTGTCTGTAAACCAATGTCTAAAGCAGCTCCACCATCGCAGGCAGTCCCATTGGGGTTTCCGTCATCAAGTTCAACTCTAATTAATCAAACTCTACAACTATCTAAAAAAGAGTGTCTGAATGGAAGGCAGGTTAAACTCAGTGAGAATCCAAGACCGCAAACCTTGCATCATAGGTTGAAGGTTTCTTCTCCTGCACCTGTCAGTTCCTCTACAACAGCCTCCAAAGGGCATATATGCAGGAATCCTTTTTACAAAACACCAACATCTATAAACCAGTTATATGAACCCAGTGTTGTGAATATGCTACATGCGTCTAAGACTGCAGCAGTATCTGCCTTCTCTGGTGTTAGTGATTATGTGGGAAAGCATATTCAAACTATAGCTCCTATTACTGGTAAAGGACTGCTGTTTCCTTTTCAGTTTTCTTTCTATCTTATTTGATTTGTAATTTTAATGAATAGGAAGTTTATGTCCATACAGATCAGCTTgaaggttttaattttttcagcttTATCACGTGGAGCATCTCTGCATGCTCAAGACTCAGGAGTGGACTGTCAGTTTTCCTCTGATTTTCTTGCAGTTCACTGGCCTTATCTAAGGTAACTCTAGTGAAGTAATTTCTGTAACTTTACTTTTCCATTGCAATCAATTCTGTCTGTAAGTGTCGATGTTTGGTTATAACTCTGCCCTTGGCCTGAGTCACCCTAGAAGATAATTAATTTGTTGTATGCAGAGATTCAGTATGTACTACTCCCTCTCTCCCAGATAACTGTCATAGTTGAGGAATCCTCTAATGTTCCCTGGCTTTACCAAATTTATTTCCCTCAAGCTGATGAACATCCTCCAAAGCTGTTATTTCCATTTGCAGTGCAAGCTATAGGATCAGTCGAGAGCGATAGAGAATAAAAGGCTAGAAATTGACTCAGATTTATTTCAAGGTCGTATATGAATGTGTAGTATAACTTCCATTCAAATCAATTGAATCAATGCAAGCAATGTTGCTTCCACAAGCCTATTCATTGATAACGGAAGCTCTTCAAATAAATCTCCTCGGTACTtgaacttagttcattaaaaacGTCAACTCCATTCGATTAGCCGGGCATAAGCTGTTATGGTCTTTATGGAAGGATCGATTCACAAGGCAATGTATAAATTCAGATCGTTAAAAAGGGAGGTCGAAACCTTAGAGTTTAATGGAAGAGTGAACTTTGATTTCTTGCTTTTTGCTAAAGTATGACCTAATGATTTATTTATCAGAACCCCCTTTAAATAGGAACCTTATTACATCAATAGGAAGTCTAATTCTTGTGAAATTAGGAAATCTAAATCTTATTCCAAGCAATAACTATAGCTCAACGCCTTGACCTAATCCTTATGAAACTATTAAACATAAATCTTTTTTGGGAATTGGTAAACAAACTATTAAACATAAATCTTATTCTAGAATAATAAAGAAAGCtactaaaatatgattaaataataaataaatctactttaaaatataattaaatacttCATTAAATTGACTTTCCCGCATCCACAATATTACTCCCTTCACGTAGAAGAGCTTGTCCTCAAGCTCAAATTTCAAGGAAATCATCCAGAAAATCGGGAATAGTATTAACTTAATTATCCAATTTCAGCCTTAGCTTGAAGTTGACATTGATAAATTTCAACTCTATCAGTTCGCTTAGagtttaaattattatagaGATGATACTAGGTGATTTGCACTTTAGAACTATGTATGTAATTAAGGCATTCTTCCTTTTTAAGATTTCTTCCCATCAACCTAAACCTTGGTGGGAAGAGATACTAGA is part of the Solanum pennellii chromosome 8, SPENNV200 genome and harbors:
- the LOC107028589 gene encoding uncharacterized protein LOC107028589 isoform X5, whose translation is MHKAVESQAVEESKSNFHMLNLSSRSGKCQPDLVNSAYELHSATSESRTRNSIFPVVQAQVKGPSEGLLYSEDIKNMVYGSHTPSGEPQCKSRTLKCNQIDFHCASGMMTNKEFNVDASCALGRRNSDKVVANNIVNLHSDAELNFGLYSKNYENRRTVKRIVEGISHTNHLALHENNLHSCKPCGIMMDMPDAQNTLNLYGKTSLFSHDGPFDNGNIRSVCKPMSKAAPPSQAVPLGFPSSSSTLINQTLQLSKKECLNGRQVKLSENPRPQTLHHRLKVSSPAPVSSSTTASKGHICRNPFYKTPTSINQLYEPSVVNMLHASKTAAVSAFSGVSDYVGKHIQTIAPITDQLEGFNFFSFITWSISACSRLRSGLSVFL